Proteins encoded in a region of the Lepisosteus oculatus isolate fLepOcu1 chromosome 23, fLepOcu1.hap2, whole genome shotgun sequence genome:
- the hinfp gene encoding histone H4 transcription factor isoform X2, with protein MAPGKRARREEVQLGCEWGPCQATFTRMEEFCQHVGEHLESLQLEAEESEMLEERSCLWRDCGFCSLENPTELVRHIYFHCYHTKLKQWGQSILKSQPDLGTCTLDLQNRNIVPEILDKFLCQWEHCEASFENPEWFYRHVEMHGLCMELKSTSKEEPVLRCGWKECEATFKGRFKLREHLRSHTQEKVVACPTCGGMFANNTKFFDHIRRQTTIEGQRFQCSHCSKRFATERLLRDHMRNHVNHYKCPLCEMTCPSPSSLRNHIKFRHSNEKPYSCEYCEYSCKNLIDLRRHLDTHSSDPAYRCEFLDCSFATRSLHSIKSHYRRVHEGDLTPRYKCHVCEKCFTRGNNLTSHLRKKHQFKWPSGHPRFRYKEHEDGFMRLQLIRYESVELTEQLMKERLAAGEGARADCLELGPEPGDAGAPDGSNKGSEGGEAPGVKVAGARGMVLENGAGGRPDDGGAQGEALSTVIRVENRTNEMGESETVYYVLTSSSSPSQAPETEGAGRRGEEDGGSVMLQLQDTAQHLGMEVV; from the exons ATGGCTCCTGGAAAGCGTGCGAGGAGGGAAGAGGTGCAGTTGGGCTGTGAGTGGGGACCGTGCCAGGCCACTTTCACCAGGATGGAGGAATTCTGTCAGCATGTGGGGGAACATCTGGAATCTCTGCAGCTGGAGGCCGAGGAGAGCGAGATGCTGG AGGAGCGCAGCTGTCTGTGGCGGGACTGTGGGTTCTGCTCGCTGGAAAACCCCACGGAGCTGGTGAGGCACATCTATTTCCACTGCTACCACACCAAGCTGAAGCAGTGGGGCCAGAGCATCCTGAAGAGCCAGCCCGACCTGGGCACTTGCACCCTGGACCTGCAGAACCGCAACATCGTCCCCGAGATCCTGGATAAATTCCTGTGCCAGTGGGAGCACTGTGAG GCCTCCTTTGAGAACCCGGAATGGTTCTACCGCCATGTGGAAATGCACGGCCTGTGTATGGAGCTCAAGTCCACCAGCAAGGAGGAGCCTGTGCTGCGCTGTGGGTGGAAAG AGTGCGAGGCGACCTTCAAGGGCCGGTTCAAACTGCGAGAGCATCTGCGCAGCCACACCCAGGAGAAGGTGGTGGCCTGCCCCACCTGCGGGGGCATGTTCGCCAACAACACCAAGTTCTTCGACCACATCCGCCGGCAGACCACCATCGAGG GACAGCGGTTTCAGTGCTCTCACTGCTCCAAGCGCTTTGCCACAGAGAGGCTCCTTCGGGACCACATGAGGAACCACG TGAACCATTACAAGTGTCCCTTGTGTGAGATGACCTGCCCGTCCCCCTCTTCCCTCAGAAACCACATCAAGTTCAGGCACAGCAACGAGAAGCCCTACAGCTGCGAGTACTGCGAGTACAG CTGTAAGAACCTGATCGACCTGCGGAGGCACCTGGACACCCACAGTAGCGATCCGGCCTACCGCTGCGAGTTTCTGGACTGCAGCTTCGCCACGCGCTCTCTGCACTCCATCAAGTCGCACTACCGGAGAGTGCATGAG GGAGATCTGACGCCGCGGTACAAGTGCCACGTGTGTGAGAAGTGTTTCACCAGGGGGAACAACCTCACCTCCCACCTCCGGAAGAAACACCAGTTCAAATGGCCGTCGGGGCATCCCAGATTCAG GTACAAGGAGCATGAGGACGGCTTCATGCGCCTGCAGCTGATCCGCTACGAGAGCGTGGAGCTGACCGAGCAGCTGATGAAGGAGAGGCTGGCGGCGGGGGAGGGCGCGCGCGCGGACTGCCTGGAGCTGGGGCCGGAACCGGGGGATGCCGGCGCCCCGGATGGGTCCAACAAGGGATCTGAGGGCGGGGAAGCGCCGGGGGTGAAGGTGGCAGGTGCGAGAGGGATGGTGCTGGAGAACGGAGCAGGAGGAAGACCGGATGACGGAGGGGCACAGGGGGAGGCGTTGAGTACCGTCATCCGGGTGGAGAACAGGACCAACGAGATGGGCGAGAGTGAAACGGTCTATTACGTGCtgaccagcagcagcagcccctCGCAGGCCCCCGAGACGGAGGGGGCGGGGCGACGGGGCGAGGAGGACGGGGGCAGCGTCATGCTGCAGCTGCAGGACACGGCGCAGCATCTGGGCATGGAGGTGGTGTAG
- the LOC138224760 gene encoding cobalamin binding intrinsic factor-like: MALAVTMILSTVLLLVPALLVQPESSGWSPILLSVRNAIDQKAPQRFRGSVPYRGSLLGAMWRIQQAHSNFRYETIDDINYGPYLVSVNGVAGNDTAHTYWQLLTYPNMPLDRGVGCYIPEENEHIILNFTTWDNPEVH, translated from the exons ATGGCTCTCGCTGTGACCATGATCCTCTCCACAGTGCTGCTGCTGGTTCCAGCGCTCCTGGTTCAGCCAG AATCTAGCGGGTGGTCACCAATCCTGTTGTCGGTGCGGAACGCTATAGACCAGAAAGCTCCACAGCGCTTCAGAGGATCTGTGCCCTACAGGGGCTCTCTTCTTGGGGCGATGTGGAGAATACAACAAGCCCACTCTAATTTCAG GTATGAGACCATCGATGACATCAACTACGGCCCCTACCTGGTGAGTGTGAACGGAGTGGCTGGGAACGACACGGCCCACACGTACTGGCAGCTGCTGACGTACCCCAACATGCCTCTGGACAGGG GAGTTGGGTGCTACATTCCAGAGGAAAACGAGCACATCATCCTGAACTTCACAACCTGGGACAATCCAGAAGTACACTAA
- the hinfp gene encoding histone H4 transcription factor isoform X1, giving the protein MAPGKRARREEVQLGCEWGPCQATFTRMEEFCQHVGEHLESLQLEAEESEMLEERSCLWRDCGFCSLENPTELVRHIYFHCYHTKLKQWGQSILKSQPDLGTCTLDLQNRNIVPEILDKFLCQWEHCEQASFENPEWFYRHVEMHGLCMELKSTSKEEPVLRCGWKECEATFKGRFKLREHLRSHTQEKVVACPTCGGMFANNTKFFDHIRRQTTIEGQRFQCSHCSKRFATERLLRDHMRNHVNHYKCPLCEMTCPSPSSLRNHIKFRHSNEKPYSCEYCEYSCKNLIDLRRHLDTHSSDPAYRCEFLDCSFATRSLHSIKSHYRRVHEGDLTPRYKCHVCEKCFTRGNNLTSHLRKKHQFKWPSGHPRFRYKEHEDGFMRLQLIRYESVELTEQLMKERLAAGEGARADCLELGPEPGDAGAPDGSNKGSEGGEAPGVKVAGARGMVLENGAGGRPDDGGAQGEALSTVIRVENRTNEMGESETVYYVLTSSSSPSQAPETEGAGRRGEEDGGSVMLQLQDTAQHLGMEVV; this is encoded by the exons ATGGCTCCTGGAAAGCGTGCGAGGAGGGAAGAGGTGCAGTTGGGCTGTGAGTGGGGACCGTGCCAGGCCACTTTCACCAGGATGGAGGAATTCTGTCAGCATGTGGGGGAACATCTGGAATCTCTGCAGCTGGAGGCCGAGGAGAGCGAGATGCTGG AGGAGCGCAGCTGTCTGTGGCGGGACTGTGGGTTCTGCTCGCTGGAAAACCCCACGGAGCTGGTGAGGCACATCTATTTCCACTGCTACCACACCAAGCTGAAGCAGTGGGGCCAGAGCATCCTGAAGAGCCAGCCCGACCTGGGCACTTGCACCCTGGACCTGCAGAACCGCAACATCGTCCCCGAGATCCTGGATAAATTCCTGTGCCAGTGGGAGCACTGTGAG CAGGCCTCCTTTGAGAACCCGGAATGGTTCTACCGCCATGTGGAAATGCACGGCCTGTGTATGGAGCTCAAGTCCACCAGCAAGGAGGAGCCTGTGCTGCGCTGTGGGTGGAAAG AGTGCGAGGCGACCTTCAAGGGCCGGTTCAAACTGCGAGAGCATCTGCGCAGCCACACCCAGGAGAAGGTGGTGGCCTGCCCCACCTGCGGGGGCATGTTCGCCAACAACACCAAGTTCTTCGACCACATCCGCCGGCAGACCACCATCGAGG GACAGCGGTTTCAGTGCTCTCACTGCTCCAAGCGCTTTGCCACAGAGAGGCTCCTTCGGGACCACATGAGGAACCACG TGAACCATTACAAGTGTCCCTTGTGTGAGATGACCTGCCCGTCCCCCTCTTCCCTCAGAAACCACATCAAGTTCAGGCACAGCAACGAGAAGCCCTACAGCTGCGAGTACTGCGAGTACAG CTGTAAGAACCTGATCGACCTGCGGAGGCACCTGGACACCCACAGTAGCGATCCGGCCTACCGCTGCGAGTTTCTGGACTGCAGCTTCGCCACGCGCTCTCTGCACTCCATCAAGTCGCACTACCGGAGAGTGCATGAG GGAGATCTGACGCCGCGGTACAAGTGCCACGTGTGTGAGAAGTGTTTCACCAGGGGGAACAACCTCACCTCCCACCTCCGGAAGAAACACCAGTTCAAATGGCCGTCGGGGCATCCCAGATTCAG GTACAAGGAGCATGAGGACGGCTTCATGCGCCTGCAGCTGATCCGCTACGAGAGCGTGGAGCTGACCGAGCAGCTGATGAAGGAGAGGCTGGCGGCGGGGGAGGGCGCGCGCGCGGACTGCCTGGAGCTGGGGCCGGAACCGGGGGATGCCGGCGCCCCGGATGGGTCCAACAAGGGATCTGAGGGCGGGGAAGCGCCGGGGGTGAAGGTGGCAGGTGCGAGAGGGATGGTGCTGGAGAACGGAGCAGGAGGAAGACCGGATGACGGAGGGGCACAGGGGGAGGCGTTGAGTACCGTCATCCGGGTGGAGAACAGGACCAACGAGATGGGCGAGAGTGAAACGGTCTATTACGTGCtgaccagcagcagcagcccctCGCAGGCCCCCGAGACGGAGGGGGCGGGGCGACGGGGCGAGGAGGACGGGGGCAGCGTCATGCTGCAGCTGCAGGACACGGCGCAGCATCTGGGCATGGAGGTGGTGTAG
- the dpagt1 gene encoding UDP-N-acetylglucosamine--dolichyl-phosphate N-acetylglucosaminephosphotransferase: MSPLPAFPLLINICMSAVGFYATLKLIPAFREHFISARLYGVDLNKTTKKEIPESQGVISGTVFLIILFCFIPVPFLSCFVEEQCQRFPHNEFVQLIGALLAICCMIFLGFADDVLNLRWRHKLLLPTMASLPLLMVYFTNFGNTVIVVPKPFRSLLGLHLDLGILYYVYMGMLAVFCTNAINILAGINGIESGQALFISGSIILFNLLELNGDYKDDHVFSLYFMIPFFFTTLALLYHNWYPSSAFVGDTFCYFAGMTFAVVGILGHFSKTMLLFFIPQVLNFLYSLPQLFHVVPCPRHRLPRLNPVTGKLEMSYSKFKSKDLSRLGELILKGAEVVWLVEVQRGGDGEDEFIECNNMTLINLVIKVLGPLHERTLTVIMLLIQVLGSAVAFGIRYHLVRLFYDV, from the exons ATGTCACCCCTACCCGCCTTCCCTCTCCTCATCAACATCTGCATGTCGGCTGTGGGGTTCTATGCTACCTTAAAACTGATCCCCGCTTTCAGGGAACATTTCATCTCGGCCAGGCTGTACGGCGTGGACCTGAACAAGACCACCAAGAAGGAGAT CCCCGAGTCTCAGGGAGTGATCAGTGGCACGGTGTTCCTCATCATCCTCTTCTGCTTCATCCCGGTGCCCTTCCTCAGCTGCTTTGTGGAGGAGCAGTGTCAGCGCTTCCCTCATAATGAG TTTGTGCAGCTGATCGGCGCGCTCCTGGCGATCTGCTGCATGATCTTCCTGGGCTTCGCCGACGACGTGCTCAACCTGCGCTGGCGCCACAAGCTGCTCCTGCCCACCATGGCCTCCCTGCCCCTGCTCATGGTCTACTTCACCAACTTTGGGAACACCGTCATCGTGGTGCCCAAGCCCTTCCGCAGCCTGCTGGGCCTGCACCTGGACCTGG GTATCCTCTACTATGTGTACATGGGCATGCTGGCCGTGTTCTGTACCAACGCCATCAATATTCTGGCAGGGATCAATGGCATTGAGTCTGGCCAAGCCCTGTTCATCTCTGGCTCCATCATCCTCTTCAACCTGCTGGAGCTGAACG GGGACTACAAAGACGACCATGTTTTCTCCCTTTACTTCATGATCCCTTTCTTCTTCACCACGCTGGCTCTCTTGTACCACAACTG GTACCCATCCTCTGCCTTCGTGGGAGATACCTTCTGTTACTTTGCGGGGATGACCTTTGCTGTGGTGGGGATCCTGGGCCACTTCAGCAAAACCATGCTGCTGTTCTTCATCCCCCAGGTTCTCAACTTCCTGTACTCCCTGCCCCAGCTCTTCCACGTGGTGCCCTGTCCTCGACACCGCCTGCCCAG GCTGAATCCTGTCACTGGGAAGCTAGAAATGAGCTATTCCAAGTTTAAAAGCAAGGACCTGTCCAGGCTAGGAGAACTGATTCTGAAG GGAGCGGAGGTGGTGTGGCTGGTGGAGGTGCAAAGAGGTGGGGATGGGGAGGACGAGTTCATTGAGTGTAACAACATGACTCTCATCAACCTGGTGATCAAGGTGCTGGGCCCCCTGCATGAGAGGACGCTCACTGTCATCATGCTGCTCATACAG GTGTTGGGGAGCGCCGTGGCCTTCGGGATCCGCTACCACCTGGTGCGCCTCTTCTACGACGTCTAG
- the LOC107075655 gene encoding complement receptor type 1 yields the protein MRMGPLLLLLGSFPGVFVQVPAQEAEEEEEGSSGLALLEPDTYWSGTAPLCLGGCRGKHKELKRDRCGDGSCCWLGSKSLCRVNCGKPDADFNALVFGNDWWVGSVVRYACRPGFLLVGDPARACQSDGKWTPKPACMRVCLRGRLEINEKDIDGSCSSTCSAKTHLGPLHHGCVKIDNCVTKQSGWKRWFVRCDYCECDCFTPCALSG from the exons ATGAGGATGGGGccactcctgctgctgctggggtCCTTTCCGGGGGTGTTCGTACAGGTGCCAGCGCAGGaggcagaggaggaggaggaagggagCAGCG GCCTGGCGCTGTTGGAGCCCGACACCTACTGGTCGGGCACAGCCCCCCTGTGCCTGGGGGGCTGCCGGGGGAAGCACAAGGAGCTGAAGAGAGACCGCTGCGGGGACGGCAGCTGCTGCTGGCTGGGGTCCAAGTCCCTGTGCCGAG TGAACTGTGGGAAACCCGACGCCGACTTCAACGCGCTGGTGTTCGGGAACGACTGGTGGGTGGGTTCCGTGGTGAGGTACGCCTGCCGGCCCGGGTTCCTGCTGGTCGGAGACCCTGCCCGCGCCTGCCAGTCGGACGGGAAGTGGACCCCCAAGCCAGCTTGCATGC GGGTCTGTCTCCGGGGGCGGCTGGAGATCAACGAGAAGGACATCGACGGCAGCTGCTCCTCCACCTGCTCGGCCAAGACGCACCTCGGCCCGCTCCACCACGGCTGCGTCAAGATCGACAACTGCGTCACCAAGCAGtcgggctggaagcgctggtTCGTGCGCTGCGACTACTGCGAGTGCGACTGCTTCACGCCCTGTG CTTTGTCTGGTTAA